In the Aromatoleum bremense genome, one interval contains:
- the ileS gene encoding isoleucine--tRNA ligase, whose translation MADYRKTLNMPDTPFPMRGDLAKREPGWVADWQAKKLYQKIRKAAASRPKFVLHDGPPYANGDIHIGHAVNKILKDIIVRSKTLAGFDAPYVPGWDCHGLPIEHQIEKQHGKHLPADRARELCREYAAEQIERQKKDFIRLGVLGDWDNPYRTMNFSNEADEIRALGELFRKGFLFKGLKPVNWCFDCGSALAEAEVEYQDKKSPAIDVGFPLADSDRAKLAYAFGLAALPERPVFAVIWTTTPWTIPSNQALNVNPEFMYELVDTPKGVLILAAELRQSALERYALEGRVLAAAHGVALDRINFHHPFYDRLSPVFLGDYVAADAGTGIVHSAPAYGLDDFVTCTRYGMRNDEILNPVQADGSFAGSLPFFGGLSVWDANPKIVDKLAEVGSLFASGTLTHSYMHCWRHKTPVIYRATTQWFVGMDRLPGREAVDPGSATLRELALKAVDETQFYPAWGKARLHSMIANRPDWCVSRQRNWGVPIPLFLHKETGEPHPRSLELLEQVAQRVERHGIDAWFKLDAAELLGSDAAQYDKMRDTLDVWFDSGTTHWTVLRGSHAANSQWPADLYLEGSDQHRGWFHSSLLTGCAIDGRAPYDALLTHGFVVDGQGKKMSKSKGNVVAPQEVSDKLGAEILRLWVAATDYSGELTISKEILDRVVEVYRRLRNTLRFLLANTADFDIARDGVTVEEWLDIDHYALALTRRLQEQVTGDYARFEFHKIVQALQNFAAEDLGAFYVDILKDRLYTTKADSRARRAAQTALWHITQAITRMMAPILSFTAEEIWRVTGNDAEDSVMLHTWHELPELAAGDEILARWELIRSARADVQKVLESLRSDGRIGASLQAEVRVRASGARFDALASVGADLHFVLITSRAELVRVETEADEGVDAAPSSHQKCGRCWHFREDVGVDAAHPELCGRCHTNLHGDGESRTHA comes from the coding sequence ATGGCTGATTACCGCAAGACCCTGAACATGCCAGACACCCCGTTCCCGATGCGCGGCGATCTCGCGAAGCGCGAACCGGGCTGGGTCGCCGACTGGCAAGCGAAGAAGCTGTACCAGAAGATCCGCAAGGCGGCGGCCAGCCGGCCGAAGTTCGTCCTGCACGACGGGCCGCCGTACGCGAATGGCGACATCCACATCGGCCACGCGGTGAACAAGATCCTCAAGGACATCATCGTCCGCTCGAAGACGCTCGCCGGTTTCGACGCCCCCTACGTGCCGGGCTGGGACTGTCACGGCCTGCCGATCGAACACCAGATCGAGAAGCAGCACGGCAAGCACCTGCCCGCCGATCGCGCGCGCGAATTGTGCCGCGAGTACGCCGCAGAGCAGATCGAGCGGCAGAAGAAGGACTTCATCCGTCTGGGCGTGCTCGGCGACTGGGACAATCCGTACCGCACGATGAACTTCTCGAACGAAGCGGATGAGATCCGCGCGCTCGGCGAGCTGTTCCGCAAGGGTTTCCTGTTCAAGGGACTGAAGCCCGTCAACTGGTGCTTCGACTGCGGTTCGGCGCTGGCCGAAGCCGAAGTCGAGTACCAGGACAAGAAATCGCCGGCGATCGATGTCGGCTTTCCGCTCGCGGACAGCGACCGCGCGAAGCTCGCCTACGCGTTCGGTCTGGCAGCGCTGCCGGAGCGGCCGGTCTTTGCCGTGATCTGGACGACGACGCCGTGGACGATCCCGTCGAACCAGGCCCTGAACGTGAACCCGGAGTTCATGTACGAACTGGTCGACACGCCCAAGGGCGTGCTGATCCTCGCCGCCGAACTGCGCCAGTCCGCGCTCGAACGCTATGCCCTCGAAGGCCGCGTGCTCGCCGCCGCGCACGGCGTCGCGCTCGATCGCATCAACTTCCACCACCCGTTCTACGATCGTCTCTCGCCGGTCTTCCTCGGCGACTATGTCGCGGCCGATGCCGGCACGGGCATCGTTCATAGCGCGCCCGCATACGGCCTCGACGACTTCGTCACCTGCACCCGCTACGGCATGCGCAACGACGAGATCCTGAACCCGGTACAGGCCGACGGCAGCTTCGCCGGGAGTCTGCCATTCTTCGGTGGCCTGTCGGTGTGGGATGCGAATCCGAAAATCGTCGACAAGCTCGCCGAAGTCGGCAGCCTGTTCGCATCGGGAACGCTGACCCACAGCTACATGCACTGCTGGCGCCACAAGACACCGGTGATCTATCGTGCGACGACGCAATGGTTCGTCGGCATGGACCGCCTGCCGGGACGCGAAGCGGTCGACCCCGGCAGCGCGACGCTGCGCGAACTGGCACTGAAGGCGGTCGACGAGACGCAGTTCTACCCCGCGTGGGGCAAGGCGCGGCTGCATTCGATGATCGCGAACCGGCCCGACTGGTGCGTGTCGCGCCAGCGCAACTGGGGCGTCCCGATCCCGCTGTTTCTGCACAAGGAAACCGGCGAACCGCATCCGCGCTCGCTCGAACTGCTCGAGCAGGTCGCGCAACGCGTCGAACGGCACGGCATCGACGCCTGGTTCAAGCTCGACGCGGCGGAACTGCTCGGCAGCGACGCCGCGCAGTACGACAAGATGCGCGACACGCTCGACGTCTGGTTCGACTCGGGCACGACACACTGGACGGTACTGCGCGGCTCGCACGCTGCCAACAGCCAGTGGCCCGCGGACCTCTATCTCGAAGGCTCGGACCAGCACCGCGGCTGGTTCCACTCGTCACTCTTGACCGGCTGCGCGATCGACGGGCGTGCACCGTACGACGCCCTGCTGACGCACGGCTTCGTTGTCGACGGCCAGGGCAAGAAGATGTCGAAGTCGAAAGGCAACGTCGTCGCGCCGCAGGAAGTCTCGGACAAGCTCGGCGCCGAGATCCTGCGCCTGTGGGTCGCTGCCACCGATTATTCGGGCGAGCTCACGATCTCGAAGGAGATCCTCGATCGCGTCGTCGAAGTCTATCGCCGCTTGCGCAACACGCTGCGCTTCCTGCTCGCCAACACTGCCGACTTCGACATCGCCCGCGACGGCGTGACGGTCGAGGAGTGGCTGGACATCGACCACTACGCGCTCGCGCTGACTCGCCGCCTGCAGGAGCAGGTCACCGGCGATTACGCGCGCTTCGAGTTCCACAAGATCGTGCAGGCGCTGCAGAACTTCGCCGCCGAGGATCTGGGCGCGTTCTACGTCGACATCCTCAAGGATCGCCTGTACACGACGAAGGCCGACTCCCGCGCCCGCCGCGCCGCCCAGACCGCGCTGTGGCACATCACGCAGGCGATCACCCGGATGATGGCGCCGATCCTGAGCTTCACCGCCGAGGAAATCTGGCGGGTGACCGGCAATGACGCCGAGGACAGCGTGATGCTGCACACCTGGCACGAATTGCCCGAACTCGCGGCAGGCGATGAAATCCTCGCTCGCTGGGAGCTGATCCGCAGCGCGAGGGCGGACGTGCAGAAAGTGCTCGAAAGCCTGCGCAGCGACGGCAGGATCGGCGCTTCGCTGCAGGCCGAAGTGCGCGTGCGCGCGAGCGGTGCGCGTTTCGACGCGCTCGCGAGCGTCGGCGCGGATCTGCATTTCGTGCTGATCACGTCCCGCGCGGAACTGGTGCGCGTCGAAACCGAAGCCGATGAAGGCGTGGACGCCGCGCCGTCCAGTCACCAGAAGTGCGGTCGCTGCTGGCATTTCCGCGAGGACGTCGGCGTCGACGCCGCTCACCCGGAGCTGTGCGGACGCTGCCACACGAACCTCCATGGCGACGGGGAAAGCCGCACGCATGCCTGA
- a CDS encoding bifunctional riboflavin kinase/FAD synthetase, which produces MQVFRGIPERAAQSSVLTIGNFDGVHRGHQALLKLLTDKARSLALPAVVLTFEPHPREYFCPADAPARLASLREKLLLLASCGVDRVHVCRFDARFAALTADQFIDDILVRGLGVRHLIIGDDFRFGVKRQGDFALLQARGASHRFAVEAMPTLDVGGERASSSAVREALAEGDLAHAARLLGRPYSIAGRVVHGDKIGRTLGYPTVNIQMKHRRPALSGVFAVAVEGLAAEPVAGVASIGVRPTITASGRPTLEVHLFDWDRDCYGAHLRIHFLNKQRDETKFESLDALIAQIARDAENARAWFAQHPIRP; this is translated from the coding sequence ATGCAGGTTTTTCGCGGGATTCCGGAGCGCGCCGCGCAGTCCTCGGTTCTCACCATCGGCAATTTCGACGGGGTGCACCGCGGCCACCAGGCGCTGCTCAAGCTGCTCACCGACAAGGCCCGTTCGCTGGCCCTGCCGGCGGTGGTGCTCACGTTCGAACCCCATCCGCGTGAATACTTCTGCCCGGCCGATGCGCCGGCACGCCTCGCGTCGCTGCGCGAAAAGCTGCTGCTGCTCGCCAGCTGCGGTGTTGACCGCGTCCACGTCTGCCGCTTCGACGCGCGCTTCGCAGCGCTGACCGCGGACCAGTTCATCGACGACATCCTCGTGCGCGGCCTCGGCGTGCGCCACTTGATCATCGGCGACGACTTCCGTTTCGGCGTGAAGCGCCAGGGCGACTTCGCGTTGCTCCAGGCACGGGGCGCCAGCCACCGGTTCGCGGTCGAAGCGATGCCGACGCTGGATGTCGGCGGAGAACGCGCCTCGAGCTCGGCGGTGCGGGAAGCGCTCGCGGAAGGCGATCTCGCGCATGCCGCGCGGCTGCTGGGCCGGCCCTACAGCATCGCCGGGCGTGTCGTCCACGGCGACAAGATCGGCCGCACGCTTGGCTATCCGACCGTCAACATCCAGATGAAACACCGCCGGCCGGCGCTGTCCGGCGTGTTCGCGGTCGCTGTCGAAGGACTCGCCGCGGAACCCGTCGCAGGCGTCGCGAGCATCGGCGTGCGGCCGACGATAACCGCTTCGGGGCGTCCGACGCTTGAAGTCCATCTCTTCGACTGGGACCGCGACTGTTATGGCGCCCATCTGCGCATCCATTTCCTGAACAAGCAGCGCGACGAAACCAAGTTCGAATCGCTCGACGCCCTCATCGCCCAGATTGCCCGGGACGCGGAAAATGCCCGCGCCTGGTTCGCACAACACCCGATTCGCCCCTGA
- a CDS encoding N-acetylmuramoyl-L-alanine amidase, whose protein sequence is MYKKTEFGTEPARSVTPATPKFGRRDLLKFAGGALVLLVSPVAAAASLVAVRVWPADDYTRITLEGSRELKFSHLLVKDPDRLVVDLEDVELDSVLQTLPSKVLESDPYIRLIRAGQNRPGVVRLVVELKNEITPQIFTLQPVGDYRHRLVLDLYPTVPVDPLLALIEKSSPLDAAAGDGVPAGSDDAPVQQAAVQDRAKRQKRPPANRLLTVTLDPGHGGEDPGAVGRRGSFEKNVTLSIARRLKRKIDAETNMRAVLTRDGDYFVPLRQRVTRARQVQSDLFVSIHADAFVRPEARGSSVFVLSERGASSSAARWLAQKENDADLIGGVNLAKQEGHLARTLLDLSQTATINDSLKLGKAVLNELGDINTLHKAHVEQAGFAVLKAPDIPSILVETAFISNPEEERRLNDDAYQDKMAEAIMRGLRRYFKDNPPLGPTRVAQLD, encoded by the coding sequence ATGTACAAGAAAACTGAATTCGGGACTGAACCGGCCCGCTCCGTGACGCCCGCCACGCCGAAATTCGGCCGGCGCGACCTTCTGAAGTTCGCCGGCGGCGCGCTTGTGCTGCTGGTGAGCCCGGTCGCCGCCGCCGCGAGCCTCGTCGCGGTGCGCGTCTGGCCGGCCGACGATTACACGCGCATCACGCTCGAAGGCAGCCGCGAACTGAAGTTCAGCCACCTTCTCGTCAAGGATCCCGACCGCCTCGTGGTCGATCTCGAAGATGTCGAACTCGACAGCGTGCTGCAGACCCTGCCATCCAAGGTACTCGAGTCCGATCCGTATATCCGGCTGATTCGCGCCGGGCAGAATCGTCCCGGCGTGGTGCGGCTGGTCGTCGAACTGAAGAACGAGATCACTCCGCAGATATTCACGCTCCAGCCGGTCGGCGATTATCGCCACCGCCTGGTGCTCGATTTGTATCCCACCGTGCCGGTCGACCCGCTGCTCGCGCTGATCGAAAAATCCTCGCCGCTCGACGCTGCCGCCGGCGATGGCGTACCTGCGGGAAGCGACGACGCTCCGGTGCAGCAGGCCGCCGTGCAGGACAGGGCAAAGCGCCAGAAGCGTCCGCCCGCGAACCGGCTGCTCACGGTCACGCTCGACCCCGGCCATGGCGGCGAGGACCCCGGCGCGGTCGGGCGCCGCGGCAGCTTCGAAAAAAACGTCACGCTGTCGATCGCCCGGCGGCTGAAGCGGAAGATCGACGCGGAGACGAACATGCGCGCGGTGCTGACGCGCGACGGCGACTATTTCGTGCCGCTCCGCCAGCGGGTGACGCGGGCACGACAGGTACAATCGGACCTCTTCGTGTCGATCCACGCCGACGCTTTCGTCCGCCCCGAAGCACGCGGCAGCTCGGTGTTCGTGCTGTCGGAAAGGGGCGCCTCGAGTTCGGCCGCGCGCTGGCTCGCGCAAAAGGAAAACGACGCCGACCTGATCGGTGGCGTGAATCTCGCGAAACAGGAAGGTCATCTCGCGCGAACGCTGCTCGACTTGTCGCAGACGGCGACGATCAACGACAGCCTGAAGCTCGGCAAGGCAGTGCTGAACGAGCTCGGCGACATCAACACGCTGCACAAGGCGCACGTCGAACAGGCTGGATTCGCGGTGCTGAAAGCGCCGGACATCCCGTCGATCCTTGTCGAGACCGCGTTCATCAGCAACCCGGAGGAAGAGCGACGCCTGAACGACGACGCCTATCAGGACAAAATGGCTGAAGCGATCATGCGGGGCCTGCGCCGCTACTTCAAGGACAACCCGCCGCTCGGGCCGACCCGGGTCGCGCAGCTGGACTGA
- the tsaE gene encoding tRNA (adenosine(37)-N6)-threonylcarbamoyltransferase complex ATPase subunit type 1 TsaE yields MIRILHPTDDSGCGFIAQLDDETDTEAAGAALAPALHAGLVIYLRGDLGAGKTTLVRGVLRALGHGGKVKSPTYTLIEPYVLSRLNLYHFDFYRFAVPEEYLEAGLDEYFGGTGVCLVEWPDKASPYLAPPDVEVRLVVAGTGRRLEVSALTEAGRTCTRKLNSGLNRPAP; encoded by the coding sequence ATGATTCGGATTCTTCACCCGACAGATGATAGCGGCTGCGGATTCATCGCGCAGCTCGATGACGAAACCGACACCGAAGCTGCCGGCGCAGCGCTCGCGCCGGCCCTGCACGCCGGGTTGGTGATTTACCTGCGTGGTGACCTCGGCGCCGGGAAGACGACGCTGGTCCGCGGCGTGCTGCGCGCCCTCGGTCACGGCGGAAAAGTAAAAAGCCCGACCTACACCTTGATTGAACCTTATGTTCTTTCTAGATTAAACTTATATCACTTTGATTTTTATCGCTTCGCAGTGCCGGAAGAATATCTGGAAGCAGGGCTTGACGAGTACTTCGGCGGCACCGGCGTGTGCCTCGTGGAATGGCCCGACAAGGCCAGCCCATATCTCGCACCACCGGACGTGGAAGTGCGCCTCGTCGTCGCCGGCACGGGTCGGCGCCTCGAGGTCTCTGCGCTGACGGAGGCAGGACGGACATGTACAAGAAAACTGAATTCGGGACTGAACCGGCCCGCTCCGTGA
- the queG gene encoding tRNA epoxyqueuosine(34) reductase QueG, which produces MTTVAEQLNIWARELGFAAVGVADIDLAGAEPGLAAWLASGFHGEMDYMARHGMKRARPAELVPDTLRVISVRMNYWPQAAAAQAALDEPARAYVSRYALGRDYHKLMRTRLQKLAERIAAEAPHGYRVFVDSAPVLEVEFATRAGLGWRGKHTLTLNRSAGSFFFLGEIFTDLPLPVDAPDEPHCGSCRACLDACPTGAIVGPYRVDARRCISYLTIELKGAIPEDLRPLIGNRIYGCDDCQLVCPWNRFAQLTAEPDFAPRHGLDRASLVELFSWTEADFSARMAGSAIYRIGFERWSRNLAVALGNAPTSPGIVAALRARTDDPSELVREHIAWALKRHCAA; this is translated from the coding sequence CTGACGACCGTCGCGGAGCAGCTGAATATATGGGCCAGGGAACTGGGTTTCGCCGCCGTCGGCGTGGCGGACATCGATCTTGCCGGCGCCGAGCCGGGCTTGGCGGCATGGCTCGCCAGCGGTTTTCACGGCGAGATGGATTATATGGCGCGCCACGGCATGAAGCGGGCGCGCCCCGCCGAACTGGTTCCGGACACGCTGCGCGTCATCAGCGTACGGATGAATTACTGGCCGCAGGCCGCCGCTGCGCAAGCCGCGCTCGACGAGCCCGCGCGGGCCTACGTGTCCCGCTACGCGCTCGGCCGCGACTACCACAAGCTGATGCGCACACGCCTGCAGAAGCTTGCCGAACGCATCGCCGCCGAGGCGCCGCACGGCTACCGGGTCTTCGTCGATTCCGCGCCGGTGCTGGAGGTCGAATTCGCGACGCGCGCCGGGCTGGGCTGGCGCGGCAAGCACACGCTCACGCTCAACCGCTCGGCCGGTTCGTTCTTTTTCCTCGGCGAGATCTTCACCGACCTGCCGTTGCCGGTCGATGCGCCGGACGAGCCCCATTGCGGCTCCTGCCGTGCCTGCCTCGACGCGTGTCCGACCGGGGCGATCGTGGGTCCGTACCGGGTCGACGCCCGGCGCTGCATCTCGTATCTGACGATCGAGTTGAAAGGGGCGATCCCGGAGGATCTGAGACCGCTGATCGGCAACCGCATCTACGGCTGCGACGACTGCCAGCTGGTGTGTCCGTGGAACCGCTTCGCGCAGCTCACCGCGGAGCCCGACTTCGCGCCACGTCACGGACTCGACCGCGCGAGCCTGGTGGAACTCTTCAGCTGGACCGAGGCTGATTTCTCCGCGCGCATGGCGGGCAGCGCAATCTACCGCATTGGCTTCGAGCGCTGGTCGCGCAATCTCGCGGTGGCGCTCGGCAATGCACCCACCTCGCCCGGAATCGTCGCCGCGTTGCGGGCGCGGACCGACGACCCGTCGGAGCTGGTACGCGAGCACATCGCCTGGGCCCTGAAGCGGCACTGCGCTGCCTGA
- the murI gene encoding glutamate racemase → MNSSRPIGVFDSGIGGLTVVRALMERLPLERIVYFGDTARVPYGVKSVATIRHFTEQITDFLLQQDVKMLIVACNTMAAVAAETVRQRAGSIPVLDVIEAGAQAAVAQSRSRGIGVIGTPTTVNSNAYARRIHALDSSVRVYSQACPLFVPLVEEGWLDHPVTRLTAQEYLKPVLAEEVDSLVLGCTHYPLLKPLLRDVIGPGVRLVDSALTTAELAAAKLHALGLANTHPGEATYRFVVTDVPLRFQTIGERFLGRSLGQVEKLDW, encoded by the coding sequence GTGAATTCTTCGCGACCAATAGGCGTCTTCGATTCCGGCATCGGCGGGCTCACGGTCGTGCGCGCGCTGATGGAACGGCTGCCGCTCGAACGCATCGTCTACTTCGGCGACACCGCGCGCGTTCCGTACGGCGTCAAGTCGGTCGCGACGATCCGGCACTTTACCGAGCAGATCACCGACTTCCTGCTGCAACAGGACGTCAAGATGCTGATCGTCGCGTGCAACACGATGGCTGCGGTCGCGGCCGAAACCGTGCGCCAGCGTGCGGGCAGCATCCCGGTGCTGGATGTCATCGAAGCCGGGGCGCAGGCCGCGGTCGCCCAGTCGCGCAGTCGCGGCATCGGCGTCATCGGCACGCCGACGACGGTCAATAGCAACGCTTACGCGCGTCGCATCCACGCGCTCGACTCCAGCGTGCGCGTCTATTCGCAGGCCTGTCCGCTGTTCGTGCCGCTCGTCGAGGAGGGCTGGCTCGATCATCCGGTCACGCGGCTGACGGCGCAGGAATATCTCAAGCCGGTGCTCGCCGAGGAGGTCGACAGCCTCGTGCTGGGCTGCACGCATTACCCGTTGCTGAAGCCGCTGCTGCGCGACGTCATCGGTCCCGGTGTGCGGCTCGTGGACTCCGCGCTGACGACCGCAGAACTCGCCGCGGCGAAACTGCACGCACTGGGCCTCGCGAACACGCATCCGGGCGAAGCGACGTACCGGTTCGTCGTCACCGACGTGCCGCTGCGCTTCCAGACGATCGGCGAACGTTTCCTCGGACGTTCGCTCGGCCAGGTCGAGAAGCTCGACTGGTAG
- a CDS encoding SDR family NAD(P)-dependent oxidoreductase — MEQQRKLAVIVGAGPGLGCALGRRFSKAEMNVAMAARDVARLESLTMECAAIGHGAKAYSCDAGNEKSVEDLFSQVRAEFGEPDVVIYNAGAFVPRGLLETTAEEFERCWRVGCMGGFLVGRAAARSMLERIGRGGRGGTILFTGATASLRGSAGFHNLAVGKFGLRALAQSMARELQPKGIHVAHVIIDGRIRPPSSIEHSAEASDDMLDPSAIAEAYFQLHCQPRSAWTQEMDLRPWVEKF, encoded by the coding sequence ATGGAGCAGCAGCGGAAACTTGCGGTGATCGTGGGTGCCGGGCCGGGACTGGGCTGCGCGCTCGGGCGGCGTTTCAGCAAGGCGGAGATGAACGTCGCGATGGCGGCCCGCGACGTCGCGCGGCTGGAGTCGCTGACGATGGAGTGCGCGGCGATCGGGCATGGCGCGAAAGCGTATTCGTGCGACGCCGGTAACGAGAAATCCGTCGAGGACCTCTTCAGCCAGGTGCGCGCCGAGTTCGGCGAGCCGGACGTCGTGATCTACAACGCCGGCGCCTTCGTGCCGCGCGGCCTGCTCGAAACCACGGCGGAAGAGTTCGAGCGCTGCTGGCGCGTCGGCTGCATGGGCGGTTTTCTCGTCGGTCGCGCAGCGGCCCGCTCGATGCTGGAACGGATCGGGCGCGGCGGCCGCGGCGGCACGATCCTGTTCACGGGCGCGACGGCGAGCTTGCGAGGCAGCGCGGGTTTCCACAACCTCGCGGTCGGGAAGTTCGGCTTGCGGGCGCTCGCCCAGAGCATGGCGCGCGAGCTGCAGCCGAAAGGCATCCACGTCGCGCATGTGATCATCGACGGGCGCATTCGCCCACCGTCCAGCATCGAGCACAGCGCAGAGGCAAGCGACGACATGCTCGACCCGTCGGCGATCGCGGAAGCCTATTTCCAGCTGCATTGCCAGCCGCGCAGCGCGTGGACGCAGGAGATGGACCTGCGCCCGTGGGTCGAGAAATTCTGA
- a CDS encoding STAS/SEC14 domain-containing protein yields MITTDHQPNLVSVAVFGEFTLADYKEFEEIVNYKVQFEGPVNLLFDLRQMAGFTLDVAWEEIKFSRRHARDFRRIAVLTEDQWLTWSAWISQLFVDADVLVFADETEARSWLEAAAEPAQ; encoded by the coding sequence ATGATCACCACCGACCACCAACCCAACCTCGTCTCCGTCGCCGTATTCGGCGAATTCACCCTCGCGGACTACAAGGAGTTCGAAGAGATCGTCAATTACAAGGTGCAGTTCGAAGGCCCGGTCAACCTGCTCTTCGACCTGCGCCAGATGGCCGGCTTCACGCTGGATGTCGCGTGGGAAGAAATCAAGTTCTCGCGTCGCCACGCCCGGGATTTTCGCCGCATCGCCGTGCTGACCGAAGACCAGTGGCTGACGTGGAGCGCATGGATCTCGCAGCTCTTCGTCGATGCCGACGTGCTTGTCTTTGCCGACGAAACCGAGGCGCGCAGCTGGTTGGAGGCGGCCGCGGAGCCCGCGCAGTGA
- the glpK gene encoding glycerol kinase GlpK, with protein sequence MSYLLALDQGTTSSRALVLDRDGQVEGAAQQTFEQHYPQPGWVEHDPAQILATQFDCARTALARAGIAASALAAVGITNQRETTLLWERSTGQALAPAIVWQDRRTAAACDRLREAGHADMIRASTGLELDPYFSATKLAWLLDHVPGARARARAGELAFGTVDSWLVWHLSGGALHVTDAGNASRTMLFNIHRCEWDETLLALLDIPSALLPRVVDSSGVCGTTRADVLGAAVPIAGIGGDQQAATFGQACFAPGMAKNTYGTGCFLLMNTGPAPVTSTNRLLTTIGWRSRGEICYALEGSIFIGGALVQWLRDGLGLIRRAEDVEALAASVPDSEGVVLVPAFTGLGAPYWDAYARGTLLGLTRGTGAAHIARAALEAIALQTVDLVAAMDRDGAGPLAELRVDGGAAANDLLMQIQADLLGVPVVRPRMLETTALGAAYLAGLGVGMWSGIEELASHWRAARRFEPVMAEDRREAAIARWRRAVERARGWAAA encoded by the coding sequence ATGAGTTATCTGCTGGCCCTGGACCAGGGGACGACGAGCTCGCGGGCACTCGTGCTGGACCGCGATGGGCAGGTGGAGGGTGCTGCCCAGCAGACGTTCGAGCAGCACTACCCGCAGCCCGGCTGGGTCGAGCACGATCCGGCGCAGATTCTCGCGACACAGTTCGATTGCGCCCGGACGGCGCTTGCTCGGGCCGGCATTGCCGCTTCTGCGCTGGCTGCGGTCGGCATCACGAATCAGCGTGAAACTACCCTGCTGTGGGAACGTTCGACCGGCCAGGCGCTTGCGCCAGCGATCGTCTGGCAGGATCGGCGCACCGCGGCGGCATGCGACCGGCTGCGCGAGGCCGGGCATGCCGACATGATCCGCGCCAGTACCGGGCTCGAGCTCGACCCCTATTTCTCGGCGACGAAGCTCGCCTGGCTGCTGGACCACGTCCCCGGCGCGCGCGCTCGGGCACGGGCGGGCGAACTGGCGTTCGGCACCGTCGACAGCTGGCTTGTCTGGCACCTTAGCGGCGGTGCACTGCACGTGACCGACGCCGGCAATGCGTCGCGAACGATGCTGTTCAACATTCACCGCTGCGAGTGGGACGAAACGCTGCTCGCGCTGCTCGACATTCCGTCCGCGCTGTTGCCGCGCGTCGTCGATAGCAGCGGAGTGTGCGGCACCACCCGCGCCGACGTGCTCGGCGCGGCAGTACCGATCGCCGGCATCGGCGGAGACCAGCAGGCAGCCACGTTCGGCCAGGCGTGCTTTGCCCCGGGGATGGCGAAAAACACCTACGGCACCGGCTGCTTCCTGCTGATGAACACCGGCCCGGCGCCGGTGACGTCGACGAACCGCCTGCTGACGACGATCGGGTGGCGTTCGCGGGGCGAGATCTGCTACGCGCTCGAAGGCAGCATTTTCATCGGTGGCGCGCTCGTGCAGTGGCTGCGCGACGGGCTGGGGCTGATCAGGCGCGCCGAGGACGTCGAGGCGCTCGCCGCGAGCGTCCCGGACAGCGAGGGCGTCGTGCTGGTGCCGGCGTTTACCGGGCTCGGCGCACCGTACTGGGACGCGTACGCGCGCGGCACGCTCCTTGGGCTGACCCGCGGCACTGGCGCTGCGCACATCGCGCGGGCGGCCCTCGAGGCGATCGCGCTGCAGACGGTGGATCTCGTCGCCGCGATGGACCGCGACGGCGCCGGGCCGCTCGCCGAACTGCGTGTCGATGGCGGTGCCGCGGCAAACGATCTGCTGATGCAGATCCAGGCGGATCTGCTCGGGGTTCCGGTGGTCCGTCCGCGGATGCTCGAGACCACCGCGCTGGGAGCGGCGTATCTCGCCGGGCTGGGGGTGGGGATGTGGTCCGGCATCGAGGAGCTTGCGTCGCACTGGCGTGCCGCACGCCGCTTCGAGCCGGTGATGGCGGAGGATCGGCGCGAGGCGGCAATCGCGCGCTGGCGGCGCGCGGTGGAACGGGCGCGGGGCTGGGCCGCGGCATGA